The DNA sequence atttatagaccttagccatatgcattcacgcacagcttcatgtagagcaataatctctgcatgatttgaggaagtagcgacaagtgtctgttttgtagatctccaagatatcgccgtgcttcccatggtaaagacataacctgtttgggagcgacctttatgagggtcagagagataccctgcatcagcaaagcccatcaaaacattattttcattttgatggaggggaggaggagaacgtcGGTCACCATGGATGGTGTTGCCGTCGTCTGTATTACGGAAGGTGGCTTTTTGCCTCATAGGGTCTGATCCCAATCTTccgtcttttattttctctctgtagggataaaacaagcccatatcaatcgtaccttttaagtatcgaaagattgtctttatgccaatccaatggcggcgtgttggcgcagaactatgtcaagctaacaagttcactgcgaatgagatatctggtcttgtgcattgtgctaaatacaataatgcgcctatcgcacttagatagggtacttcagcctctaataattcttcgtcctcatcccttggacgaaacggatcttttgtgGGCTCAAGActtcggccgatcatgggagtacttacaggctttgctttatcttcattaaagcgccttagtaatttttgagtatatgctgactgatggatcataatcccatcactacggtgctcgagttctattccgaggcaaaaccgtggtttcccaagatctttcatctcaaactcggattccaaatatttagcagtttcctttaactcatctagagttccaattaggttcatgtcatcgacataaactgctacaattgcaaatccggaacttgttcttttaatgaacacgcaagggcatatttcattgttaatatatccctttccaatcaagtagtcacttagacggttataccacatccgtccggattgtttcaatccatatagtgagcgtcttaattttattgaaaacgcgctccgtggtttagagccacttgattttggtaattgaagtccatcaggaaccttcatatatatctctgaatctagatccccatagagatatgctgtaatcacatccataagctgcatgtcaagtttttcggaaactaccaaactgacaaggtagcggaacgttataatgtccattacgggagagtatgtctcctcgtagtcgattccagggcgttgtgagaaaccttgtgccacaaggcgggctttatatctcatcacctcatttttctcattacgttttctaacaaagacccatttatggccaacaggctttatatttggtggtgtcagcattatagatccaaatacctgtctctttgttagtgaatccaattcagcctggatcgcatttttccatttaggccaatccgctcttcgttgacattcttcaacagagcgaggttcgatatcatcatattctatgattccttttgcaacatgatatgcaaacgcatcatcaattgccatagaatttctatccatcatctcatgtacactattgtaatttatggagatttctctattctctggagttggttctgacattggagcgtcccccaatggtgtctcttggacataaccataatccggaatattctcgtgGGATGGATTATTCATAtctatgattaatggattattttgtgccaaactcgccttctttcttgggcgagaatccatcgaacctataggtctcccgcgcttcctggcaggagccgtgggcctagccaatgTGTCACCCATAGAGGGAACGTTGGCGCCATTCTCATGTATTTTTGAGATGGCATTAtgtcttttagggacatcaatccttgcaggtacatttgcagcaggtatgtgtgatctcgtcactttagcgatatcagaaaacgcatcaggcatcgattctgctacgttctgaagatcgagaattctctgcacttctttttcagattgtgcagttcggggatcaagatgagacaaagtggggacaaaccacgacaattcctgtcctttttgttgaacattagttatgttcatgtctccccctaaagacgggaagactgtctcatcaaagtgacaatccgcaaatctagcggtaaatagatcacctgtcaagggttctatgtagcggattatggttggagagtcatagccaacataaaggcctaatcgtctttgaggacccattttagtgcgctgtggtggcgcaattggcacatagactgcacacccaaatatgcgtaaatgtgagacattaggctcatacccagtcaccatctgggatgcagaaaaaggttgggtggcagtgggtcttagacgaataagcacagctgcatgtaatattgcatagccccaagcagaaatagggagattggtgcgcataaccaatgccctagcaaccatttgaagtcttttaatggcagcttctgcgagaccattttgggtatgtacatgagggacagggtgttcaacctcgatcccaatggacatgcaataatcatcaaaagtttttgatgtaaactccccagcattgtcaagacgaattgacttaataggatgatcagggtggtgagcccttaacttaatgatttgtgctaggagtttagcaaatgcagcatttcttgtggataagagcacgacatgtgaccaacgtgtcgatgcatcaaccaacaccataaaatatctaaatggtccgcaagttggatggataggtccacagatatcaccttgtattctttgcaagaatggtatattttctttaatgtcttttgcataggatggtctcgatcctacttttgctaaagagcaagctttgcaaaatgaatGATATGCTTTAGAAGTAATTCTTTGAACCTCTTTTTGGTTCGTATTCCTCTTTGttttaaagaatggatgtccgtgtgaagtttttaatatacggatcatcatatcacgacctgggtgtcccaaacggtcgtgccaaagcctgtatgtgtcggaatcccataaattttcattcatgacatggttggattcaatgactctaaTAGTGGTTGCGTacaatccactagagcgacacatgagtttctctaatactcgtgtatttccgtagttattagaggtgatgtaaaggaactcttgtccattctcacaatgtgttttcacatgaagatcattggctcttatatctttaaaacttaatagggttcttccagcccttggAGCATATAAAGCTTCGGCGACATTAATATTTGTGCCATTCGGCAAtagaaattgagctggtccacgaccatgaatcaattgagatggtcctgCCATCGTGGTCACTGAAGAttgactaggcgtcatccataagaataattgcctatgtcgtaatatagtatgtgtggtgccactatctaGAAGGCATTCCAATTCTCCCGGAGACATACTGaaaaaataaagttcggaatattaacacatgtcaatgacattgataatgcgatactttattaatagggaaaatagtcaatgattacatcaaagtttccaaagtttattccaatataaaatcaaactttatacaaattgtaattgctcaatccgtttggtaatttcaataaaatatgaccaggtaagtatagagatgttggtggagcgaggctcgcttaagtaccatgatctcaattacttgcctagacatcatactttaTTGAgtacgccacataagaaagagtcaatacaattgttatttgactaaggcacatttgccgttttattggaaaatagaaaagactattttaatcaaagtctgcggcatcctcgtgctcttcattttcagctttgaagtctttTATGGTGAGAATTACATCttcaccatcatcttcttcagcaaggtgagcttcttgctccctcatttCTCTGTACGCCTTGTAGCGTGCAGCTAGTTGTGTACTTGCTTGGcattgcttaaaccaatgctcgATTGATCCACACCTATGACACACGTCATTGTGGTTGACTTTCTTtatttgaggtgcacgttgtggatattccctaggCGGGTTGTTGCTGCTACTACCACGGCGTATTATgcgacctccacggcccatGGTGTTGTTATAttctcctctcccacgtgtggattTGCCACCACGTGTGCCCGCTCCAAAGTTACGGTTTCCTTCTTTATTGGGGCGGTTGTATGGACCCATGCGTCCGTCATGTCCCTTGTTAGGGTATACATGCCCCTTATTAGTAGGGTACCGCCCCTTGCGCCCTttcttgggtgcattataattcgcctcacgaACGCTTTTGGTTCCtacgggccttgaattataattctttacaaggatattgtcgtgcttctcaTCTACCGACAAAATATTGATAAGCTCATTGAACTTCGTAAGTCGTCCAGCATTATATTCggtgcgatattgctttgatagtataattgctgcgacggggaaggtggagagagtcttctcaattagctcttcttCTGTGAGAGGTTTTTCACAGAACTTCAGCATGGCACTTagccgaagagcttctgaattgtattcagcaacagacttgaagtcggagaagcgtaaattgttccattgaaccttcaagtcagggaggagggagtCTTGGATATTATCAAAGCGcccttctagcgctacccataggtcCCTTGCATCTTTGAtggacatatactccaatctgagtgctttgtccatatggcgtcgcatcaagataattgcTTGTGCATGTTTTATGGGTGTTCGTTGGAACACAAGGCCCGCGtttggtgcctggattatgggcaatatcccttttgatgtgagatggttctcaacgtcggttTTCCAACTATGGTAATCCGAACCAGTTGAGTCAAGGATTTGAaaatcgagtctaggttcattcgacatccttgaaatataagaagaaaaagatgtattagtttcggagtttaaaacttccacgaaataataagatttccgagctatgctaccaagaaatcaatttccaagaatatttggattagaccgaaacaatgatgtttaatagggtcataaatcgatgcttgcggacgctcttagtccgaatattatgaacactcttagttcattgactacgaacgctcttagttcgtttagcgtgaatttctataattccgctttttaattgtaagttcccaaaaagaaaaaggaggagaaaaataaataaaaactcaaaagcgggaacttttagtaaagaataccttgaaatagtgtTGTCGGAAATGACCGAAAAAGTTGCccaaaagtcgccggaaaaagcgccggaaaagtgtccgaaaagttgccggaaaagtgttggaaagtcgccggaaaagtgtcggaaagtcgccggaaaagtcgccggaaaagtgtccggaaagttgCCGGAATGGCAGGTGGCTCGGCAGCTTCTCGGCAGCTGCTGTGCAGggtctcggcagctgctgcgcagcgtctcggcagctgctgcgcagggacTCGGCAGGAGGTGCTGCTTGCTTTTTGACGGAATAGTTCAGGTCCCAAAACAACTCCGAtgaggctgaaatttggaggtcagatagaagagacagagatgaacaactttgatgaaggaaggattttgatctgagatcACTATCAAgatgtttcggggcgtgcaagcaggctgatctgcacaggaaccaGCATGCTGAACAACTCCCACTTCAAAtgatgtacaggtctcaaaaacactccaataaggctgaaatttggaggtccaatagaaaagacagagacgaacaactttgatgaaggaaggattttgatctgaggtcccgatcaagatgtTTCGGGGTGTGCAAAcggactgatctgcacaggaacgagggCAGGGgcagcgcacggtatggctagcaagggctaggagctcgtgctgataacgtgtttaaggacaaGCAAAATttaactgagagagagagagagagagagaacagagattcaagtgtgtctttcatttcattcaaaggaggtatttatagggatacATTTGAAGTAAATAATGATACAACTTGATGGCATCTTCATTTGTAGCCTCAATTTGTGGCATCTCCATTTGCAGCTCCAcattgtggttgtgatgatgatgattgccacacttgttccccattggcataaagcttgactcacaagtcactatacctagaatacctatcttatacatgacatagacattttatactatgaacaatacaacatgtttcatatatactacaacagaATGGACATATTACGTCCAATCAGCAGTCCAGCTTACATGGTTCCGAATACGTCACAAGGTCTGCCATGCACGTAGGCGACTTAGGTTTGAGTGCTTGAATTGAGTGTTGGACTTCGATCATTCGAGATAAAGTGGATATAAATTAATTGTGAGCTCAGAGCACTTGTTGTTTGATGAGttattataattatttgaaCTTATGGAGTATTCTTTACATTTAGTTTAGTTCTTGTTTCGAATAACGAAAATCAGACAATCCATCTTTGCTTGTGCGTCTGAAGACTCCATAAGGAGTCTTCTTTTTGGACCAGTAATTCAACTTATGAGTTATCCATATTACACAAAAGTTGTCTTCAATACTGCTGTGGCAATCATGCTAACAGCTTAAAATCTCTGATTCTGGAGATATATTTTAGCGAGAAAGGATTTTAACTGGATGTCAAAATGGTGTGAGGTAAGTCATGGTTAGAACTATAGACAGTTGGTTTATTTGTTGTAAAACTATGCTTCGATTTAGTATATGCTGGCAATGGTTTAATACAAAATAAGACAAGACAGTTGATGAGGATTGGACTGTATTATATATTCCCAGGATGTGATCCTCGGAAAAGTTTTAAATGGGACTAAGACTA is a window from the Rosa chinensis cultivar Old Blush chromosome 2, RchiOBHm-V2, whole genome shotgun sequence genome containing:
- the LOC112186841 gene encoding uncharacterized protein LOC112186841, which codes for MSNEPRLDFQILDSTGSDYHSWKTDVENHLTSKGILPIIQAPNAGLVFQRTPIKHAQAIILMRRHMDKALRLEYMSIKDARDLWVALEGRFDNIQDSLLPDLKVQWNNLRFSDFKSVAEYNSEALRLSAMLKFCEKPLTEEELIEKTLSTFPVAAIILSKQYRTEYNAGRLTKFNELINILSVDEKHDNILVKNYNSRPVGTKSVREANYNAPKKGRKGRYPTNKGHVYPNKGHDGRMGPYNRPNKEGNRNFGAGTRGGKSTRGRGEYNNTMGRGGRIIRRGSSSNNPPREYPQRAPQIKKVNHNDVCHRCGSIEHWFKQCQASTQLAARYKAYREMREQEAHLAEEDDGEDVILTIKDFKAENEEHEDAADFD